The following are encoded in a window of Vigna unguiculata cultivar IT97K-499-35 chromosome 8, ASM411807v1, whole genome shotgun sequence genomic DNA:
- the LOC114194400 gene encoding anthocyanidin 3-O-glucosyltransferase 2-like has protein sequence MSERVTTMEKAARLVFIPGPGVGHLVSTIQFANLLLERHHHISITLLVIKLPSDTTTDAYTHSLINSQRFQLINLPETPSTSPPTPMIEIFQLQKPHVREAVSNLSPTPPLAAFVVDMFCTAMIDVAKEFHVPSLVFFTSGLAFLGLMLHLHTLTEEENAEFNTESDVEWVIPSFANPVPTRTFPSIALRKEWEEVFVNYRRGLKKADGFIVNSFEELEPHAAQSFLHGPQPVYAVGPILNPKPKPHANAHAHNADIFDWLDQQPPSSVVFLCFGSMGSFGEDQVREIARALENSGARFLWSLRKPAPKFMTPPSDYAPSELPSILPAGFLDRTAGIGKVIGWAPQAQILAHRATGGFVSHCGWNSSLESIHFGVPIATWPLYAEQQTNAFLLVRELEIALEISLDYRVDFMGEAPSVLSAEKIENGIRNLVEIDDERRKRVVEASEKSRKTLLEGGCSHSSLGRFIDYIMNQV, from the coding sequence ATGAGTGAACGAGTCACCACTATGGAGAAAGCTGCACGACTCGTCTTCATCCCTGGTCCGGGAGTGGGTCATCTCGTCTCCACCATTCAGTTCGCGAACCTTCTGTTGGAGCGCCACCACCATATCTCCATCACTCTCCTCGTAATCAAACTACCATCCGACACCACAACCGATGCTTACACTCATTCCCTTATTAACTCCCAACGTTTTCAGCTCATCAACCTCCCCGAAACTCCCTCCACCTCCCCACCAACTCCGATGATAGAAATATTTCAACTTCAAAAGCCGCACGTCAGAGAAGCCGTCTCCAACCTCAGCCCCACGCCCCCACTCGCGGCCTTTGTGGTGGACATGTTCTGCACCGCCATGATCGATGTCGCCAAAGAGTTCCACGTCCCTTCACTCGTCTTTTTCACCTCCGGTCTTGCTTTCCTTGGTTTGATGCTTCATCTCCACACCCTGACGGAAGAGGAGAACGCCGAGTTCAACACCGAGTCCGACGTCGAGTGGGTCATCCCTAGTTTCGCGAACCCAGTCCCAACTCGGACTTTTCCTTCCATAGCGCTGAGGAAGGAGTGGGAGGAAGTTTTCGTGAACTACCGGAGGGGCCTCAAGAAAGCTGATGGCTTCATAGTAAATTCATTCGAGGAGCTAGAACCCCATGCGGCCCAATCCTTCCTTCACGGGCCTCAGCCCGTTTATGCAGTGGGACCCATTCTGAACCCAAAGCCCAAGCCCCATGCCAACGCTCACGCTCACAACGCTGACATCTTCGATTGGCTTGACCAGCAACCTCCTTCCTCCGTTGTGTTCCTGTGCTTCGGGAGCATGGGTTCTTTTGGTGAGGATCAGGTGAGGGAGATCGCACGGGCTCTTGAAAACAGTGGGGCCCGCTTCCTGTGGTCCCTCCGCAAACCTGCACCGAAGTTCATGACCCCACCCTCTGATTACGCTCCCTCCGAATTGCCTTCGATTTTACCCGCGGGCTTCTTAGATCGGACGGCAGGGATTGGAAAGGTGATCGGATGGGCCCCTCAGGCCCAAATACTGGCCCACCGAGCCACCGGAGGGTTTGTTTCCCACTGCGGCTGGAATTCTAGCCTTGAGAGCATACATTTTGGTGTGCCCATTGCGACCTGGCCGCTCTACGCCGAACAACAGACGAACGCGTTCTTACTGGTGCGTGAGCTGGAGATTGCTTTGGAGATTTCTTTGGATTACAGGGTTGACTTCATGGGTGAAGCTCCCAGTGTTTTGAGTGCGGAGAAGATAGAAAATGGAATAAGGAATTTGGTGGAGATTGATGATGAGAGAAGGAAGAGAGTGGTGGAAGCAAGTGAAAAGAGTAGGAAGACATTGTTGGAAGGTGGATGCTCCCACTCTTCTTTAGGTCGTTTCATTGATTACATTATGAATCAGGTTTAG
- the LOC114194404 gene encoding AP-1 complex subunit sigma-1, translating into MIHFVLLISRQGKVRLTKWYSPYSQKERNKAIREISGVVLTRAPKLCNFVEWRGHKIVYKRYASLYFCMCIDEEDNELEVLEIIHHFVEILDRYFGSVCELDLIFNFHKAYYILDELLIAGELQESSKKTIARLIAAQDSLVETAKEEASSISNIIAQATK; encoded by the exons ATG ATACACTTTGTGCTACTCATTAGTCGTCAAGGGAAGGTCAGGCTCACAAAATGGTATTCTCCTTACTCGCAGAAGGAAAGAAATAAG gcTATCCGTGAGATCAGTGGCGTGGTTCTTACACGTGCTCCCAAGCTCTGTAATTTTGTAGAATGGCGGGGacataaaattgtttataaaag GTATGCTAGTCTTTATTTCTGCATGTGTATTGATGAAGAGGACAACGAATTAGAAGTCCTTGAAATAATTCATCATTTTGTAGAGATTCTTGATCGGTATTTTGGCAGT GTCTGTGAACTGGACTTGATATTCAATTTCCACAAG GCCTATTATATACTTGATGAACTTCTAATTGCCGGTGAGCTTCAGGAGTCAAGCAAGAAAACTATTGCACGGTTAATAGCTGCACAG GATTCATTGGTGGAGACTGCCAAGGAGGAAGCCAGTTCAATAAGTAATATAATTGCCCAAGCCACTAAGTGA
- the LOC114194401 gene encoding zinc transporter 3-like, giving the protein MSKTHPHCTRDITWIFLFLLLTLLLLPCLVDGDGDGDQCKCKSDEDEGGEKVDKDLAKKYKIGALVSILVASAIGVTLPMLSKIFPALHPEKDFFFMVKAFAAGVILSTGFIHVLPDAFEKLSPPSLCQHPWHDFPFAGFVAMVAAIGTLMVDSLATAYFKKSTLSAMDRVADEEHNRHATTHHEHSHASMSSPSTNLLRHRVISQVLELGIVVHSVIIGISLGASESPKTIRPLIAALTFHQFFEGMGLGGSISQAKFKRRAVIVMALFFSLTTPVGIAIGMIISGSYDEESSRALIVEGILNAASAGILIYMSLVDLLAPDLMNPKIQASSRLQIGVNASLLIGAGCMSLLAKWA; this is encoded by the exons ATGAGCAAAACTCACCCGCATTGTACACGTGACATCACGTGGATCTTCCTCTTTCTGCTTCtcactcttcttcttcttccgtGTCTGGTTGATGGCGACGGCGATGGCGATCAGTGTAAATGCAAAAGCGACGAAGACGAAGGTGGAGAAAAGGTTGACAAGGATTTGGCCAAGAAGTACAAAATCGGAGCTCTTGTTTCGATTCTGGTCGCAAGTGCAATCGGCGTCACGCTTCCAATGCTCAGCAAAATTTTCCCCGCCTTGCATCCGGAGAAGGACTTCTTCTTCATGGTGAAGGCCTTCGCGGCTGGGGTCATATTATCAACCGGTTTCATTCATGTCTTGCCAGATGCTTTTGAGAAGCTGTCACCTCCGAGTCTCTGTCAACATCCCTGGCACGATTTTCCGTTCGCAGGATTTGTTGCAATGGTGGCCGCCATTGGAACGCTTATGGTTGATTCTCTCGCGActgcatattttaaaaaatccacGCTAAGCGCCATGGATCGAGTTGCCGACGAAGAACATAATCGCCATGCAACAACTCATCATGAGCATTCTCATGCTTCGATGTCTTCTCCTTCCACGAACCTCCTTCGCCATCGTGTTATTTCTCAG GTGCTGGAGTTGGGGATTGTGGTGCATTCTGTGATAATAGGGATCTCTCTGGGTGCATCTGAAAGTCCTAAAACGATAAGGCCTCTTATTGCAGCTTTAACTTTCCACCAATTTTTTGAGGGCATGGGGCTCGGTGGTTCCATCTCACAG GCAAAATTCAAGAGAAGAGCAGTTATAGTTATGGCATTATTCTTTTCGCTGACGACACCTGTGGGGATTGCAATTGGTATGATAATCAGTGGTAGCTACGATGAAGAGAGTTCGAGGGCTCTGATTGTGGAAGGTATTCTTAATGCAGCATCAGCAGGTATCTTAATATACATGTCACTGGTGGACCTTCTTGCGCCCGATTTAATGAATCCAAAGATCCAAGCAAGTAGCAGGCTTCAGATTGGAGTTAACGCGTCTTTGCTTATTGGGGCTGGCTGCATGTCACTTCTAGCAAAATGGGCCTAA